The Canis lupus familiaris isolate Mischka breed German Shepherd chromosome 27, alternate assembly UU_Cfam_GSD_1.0, whole genome shotgun sequence genome window below encodes:
- the ATP5MC2 gene encoding ATP synthase F(0) complex subunit C2, mitochondrial isoform X3 produces MYACAKFVSTPFLVRSTSQLLSRSLSAVVLKPPETLTDKSLSSLTAPHPLTSLIPSRSFQTSAISRDIDTAAKFIGAGAATVGVAGSGAGIGTVFGSLIIGYARNPSLKQQLFSYAILGFALSEAMGLFCLMVAFLILFAM; encoded by the exons ATGTACGCCTGTGCAAAGTTCGTCTCCACCCCCTTCTTG GTCCGGAGCACCTCTCAGCTGTTGAGCCGATCACTGTCTGCAGTGGTGCTAAAACCACCAGAGACACTGACAGATAAG AGCCTCAGCAGCTTGACAGCCCCACATCCCCTGACCTCACTTATTCCTAGCCGCAGCTTCCAAACCAGCGCCATTTCAAGGGACATTGACACGGCAGCCAAGTTcattggggctggggctgccactGTAGGGgtggctggctctggggctggaatTGGGACTGTGTTTGGGAGCCTCATCATTGGTTATGCCAG gaATCCCTCTCTGAAGCAACAGCTCTTCTCCTACGCCATTCTGGGCTTTGCCCTCTCGGAGGCCATGGGGCTTTTTTGCCTGATGGTGGCCTTTCTCATCCTCTTCGCCATGTGA
- the ATP5MC2 gene encoding ATP synthase F(0) complex subunit C2, mitochondrial isoform X2 — protein sequence MRRARARDAHVASPATAPHPLKMYACAKFVSTPFLVRSTSQLLSRSLSAVVLKPPETLTDKSLSSLTAPHPLTSLIPSRSFQTSAISRDIDTAAKFIGAGAATVGVAGSGAGIGTVFGSLIIGYARNPSLKQQLFSYAILGFALSEAMGLFCLMVAFLILFAM from the exons ATGCGCCGCGCACGCGCGCGGGACGCCCACGTCGC CTCTCCTGCTACAGCCCCTCATCCCCTGAAAATGTACGCCTGTGCAAAGTTCGTCTCCACCCCCTTCTTG GTCCGGAGCACCTCTCAGCTGTTGAGCCGATCACTGTCTGCAGTGGTGCTAAAACCACCAGAGACACTGACAGATAAG AGCCTCAGCAGCTTGACAGCCCCACATCCCCTGACCTCACTTATTCCTAGCCGCAGCTTCCAAACCAGCGCCATTTCAAGGGACATTGACACGGCAGCCAAGTTcattggggctggggctgccactGTAGGGgtggctggctctggggctggaatTGGGACTGTGTTTGGGAGCCTCATCATTGGTTATGCCAG gaATCCCTCTCTGAAGCAACAGCTCTTCTCCTACGCCATTCTGGGCTTTGCCCTCTCGGAGGCCATGGGGCTTTTTTGCCTGATGGTGGCCTTTCTCATCCTCTTCGCCATGTGA
- the ATP5MC2 gene encoding ATP synthase F(0) complex subunit C2, mitochondrial isoform X1: protein MRRAFLWLFPPTTTPAPLGRLRSGSSSPATAPHPLKMYACAKFVSTPFLVRSTSQLLSRSLSAVVLKPPETLTDKSLSSLTAPHPLTSLIPSRSFQTSAISRDIDTAAKFIGAGAATVGVAGSGAGIGTVFGSLIIGYARNPSLKQQLFSYAILGFALSEAMGLFCLMVAFLILFAM from the exons ATGCGCCGAGCCTTCCTTTGGCTCTTCccgcccaccaccacccccgcccctctCGGTCGTCTCCGCTCTGGGAGCAG CTCTCCTGCTACAGCCCCTCATCCCCTGAAAATGTACGCCTGTGCAAAGTTCGTCTCCACCCCCTTCTTG GTCCGGAGCACCTCTCAGCTGTTGAGCCGATCACTGTCTGCAGTGGTGCTAAAACCACCAGAGACACTGACAGATAAG AGCCTCAGCAGCTTGACAGCCCCACATCCCCTGACCTCACTTATTCCTAGCCGCAGCTTCCAAACCAGCGCCATTTCAAGGGACATTGACACGGCAGCCAAGTTcattggggctggggctgccactGTAGGGgtggctggctctggggctggaatTGGGACTGTGTTTGGGAGCCTCATCATTGGTTATGCCAG gaATCCCTCTCTGAAGCAACAGCTCTTCTCCTACGCCATTCTGGGCTTTGCCCTCTCGGAGGCCATGGGGCTTTTTTGCCTGATGGTGGCCTTTCTCATCCTCTTCGCCATGTGA